The Synergistaceae bacterium genome has a window encoding:
- the tsaE gene encoding tRNA (adenosine(37)-N6)-threonylcarbamoyltransferase complex ATPase subunit type 1 TsaE: MKVERFPFTIRSESEELTSHVGEMIARRAFTGLAILLEGDLGAGKTVLVRGCCLALGCSNIRSPSFTLVNVYECDGRTVVHSDLYRLSFVDPSELDMDHYMDVADVIFIEWADRGTPWDFSQLWRISFAFTGEDDERELTFSAEGEMAKRALEQLFLDMKRELYL; encoded by the coding sequence ATGAAGGTGGAGCGTTTCCCCTTTACCATCAGGTCCGAGTCTGAGGAACTGACCTCCCATGTCGGGGAGATGATCGCAAGACGCGCCTTCACCGGCCTCGCCATCCTGCTTGAGGGAGATCTCGGAGCGGGGAAGACAGTCCTTGTCCGCGGATGTTGTCTAGCTCTGGGATGCTCGAATATACGAAGCCCTTCCTTCACCCTGGTGAACGTATATGAGTGCGACGGAAGGACGGTGGTTCATTCAGACCTGTACAGGCTCTCCTTCGTAGACCCGTCGGAGCTGGATATGGACCACTACATGGATGTCGCCGACGTGATCTTCATAGAGTGGGCCGACAGGGGAACGCCCTGGGACTTCTCGCAGCTGTGGAGAATATCCTTCGCCTTCACCGGTGAAGACGACGAGAGGGAGTTGACCTTCTCGGCCGAGGGGGAAATGGCGAAACGGGCGTTGGAGCAACTATTTTTGGATATGAAGAGGGAATTATATTTATGA
- a CDS encoding NAD(P)H-hydrate dehydratase, with product MTVYEALLPERPEEMHKGVRGGVVVVGGCDIYRGAPVLAARGALRAGCGLAVIFSDEPICAAAASSLPEAVFLSGLFGRTVDSVLELLSSWESRVDCMVLGPGLGRSVEAGEVVRIMMQTWTKPLVVDGDGLFWLPLFWDRRPSRDMVLLTPHEGEAAHLLGLAREIVSEDREAAARTIASRYGVVLLKGKRTLIHDGISSDTVEEGDQTLAIPGSGDVLSGAIAAFAASGASLFDSARLGAYVHGRAGRMISCESGIDGALASEVADAMPKVIGSMRKRGNEGKKTHRLG from the coding sequence ATGACGGTCTACGAAGCCCTTCTGCCGGAGAGACCGGAGGAGATGCACAAGGGGGTCCGGGGAGGGGTGGTCGTCGTCGGTGGATGCGACATCTACAGGGGTGCCCCGGTTCTCGCCGCACGGGGAGCTCTTCGTGCGGGATGCGGTCTCGCGGTGATATTCTCCGACGAGCCGATCTGCGCGGCCGCTGCCTCTTCGCTGCCGGAGGCAGTGTTTCTGTCCGGTCTTTTCGGACGTACGGTCGATTCCGTCCTCGAGTTGCTGAGCTCTTGGGAGTCGCGTGTCGATTGCATGGTCCTCGGCCCCGGCCTGGGAAGGTCGGTCGAGGCGGGGGAGGTGGTGCGGATAATGATGCAAACCTGGACAAAACCCCTGGTGGTCGACGGGGATGGTCTTTTCTGGCTTCCGCTCTTCTGGGATCGACGTCCGAGCCGAGACATGGTCCTGCTCACGCCGCACGAGGGAGAGGCGGCACATCTTCTCGGCCTCGCTCGCGAAATAGTCTCCGAGGACAGGGAGGCCGCGGCGCGGACGATCGCATCTCGCTACGGTGTTGTCCTGTTGAAGGGCAAGAGGACTCTGATCCACGACGGTATCAGCTCGGATACCGTGGAGGAGGGGGACCAGACTCTTGCGATACCCGGATCGGGTGACGTACTCTCCGGTGCGATAGCGGCCTTTGCGGCCTCGGGGGCCTCGCTGTTCGACAGCGCCCGCCTGGGAGCCTATGTGCACGGCAGGGCCGGACGGATGATATCCTGCGAAAGTGGAATAGACGGGGCGTTGGCGTCGGAGGTGGCGGATGCCATGCCGAAGGTAATCGGAAGTATGAGGAAGAGAGGCAATGAGGGAAAGAAAACGCATAGACTGGGATGA